Proteins from a genomic interval of Macrobrachium nipponense isolate FS-2020 chromosome 28, ASM1510439v2, whole genome shotgun sequence:
- the LOC135201166 gene encoding uncharacterized protein LOC135201166 has translation MEELSTNSPELYSYFTQIDKDLFIEIVERVTPFTQKKLTFWRQPIEPGLRVAIILCFLATGDLYKSVHYSFRVAQNTISYIVPETSRAIVAAYGDEELKVPQTPEAWKEVAWWFEEQWNFPHVEL, from the coding sequence ATGGAGGAACTGTCAACCAACAGTCCAGAACTGTACAGTTATTTTACCCAGATTGACAAGGACCTCTTCATTGAAATTGTTGAACGTGTCACACCCTTCACTCAGAAGAAACTTACATTCTGGAGACAACCCATTGAGCCAGGCCTGCGTGTTGCTATCATTCTATGTTTCCTTGCCACGGGTGACTTATATAAGAGTGTGCACTACTCATTCCGAGTAGCCCAGAACACCATTAGCTACATTGTACCAGAGACCAGCAGGGCCATTGTTGCTGCATACGGAGATGAGGAACTGAAGGTGCCACAAACACCTGAGGCTTGGAAGGAGGTTGCTTGGTGGTTTGAGGAACAGTGGAACTTCCCTCACGTAGAGCTGTAG